The sequence TTGCTAGGCACAAAAGCGCTTGAAATTTTGGGTCAAGAGATCTCCAAAAGCGAGATGGATAATTACATTTCACGGATTAAATTTAGCGAAAAAGGTTCAAATTCTCAAAGAGTTATTTTTATCGCTCCTAATGAGCTTATAGCCAAATTTATCCAAACAAAATATGCTAATAAACTAGCTAATATCTACGAAGTTCACACAGGTATAAAGCCTGAGGTTTTAATCACAACCCAAAAGGCAAATTTAAGTATAAAATCAAAAGATGTAAATGTAAAAGAAATTAGAAGTCAAAGTTCACTATTAAATCCTAGCTATACATTTGATAACTTCGTTGTTGGCGATTCCAATCAATTTGCATTTATTAGTTCAAAACAAGTTGCAAGCAATCCAGGAAAAGCATATAATCCGCTATTTATCTATGGTTCAACCGGCCTTGGTAAAACACATCTTTTACAATCAATTGGTAATGAGTGCTTAGAACATGGCAAAACGGTTATTTGTATTACAAGTGAGCAATTCACTAGTGATTTTATACGAAATCTAGAAAACCGAACTATGAATAAATTTAAAGAAAAATATCGTAATTGCGATGTTTTACTGATTGATGATGTGCAGTTTTTTCACAAATCAGAAAAAACACAAGAAGAATTTTTTCACACCTTTAATGAAATTCACGCTAAAAAAGGTCAAATAGTAATGACCTCGGACAAACCTCCAAAAATGTTAAAAGATTTTGAAGAGCGTCTAAAAAGTCGATTTGAATGGGGATTAATGGCTGATATTACGCCACCAGAGCTTGATACCAAAATTAGAATTATTAAAACAAAATGTGAATTTGATAAGATAGAACTAAGTGATGATATAATCGAATATATCGCTTCAAATATGGGTGATAATATTAGAGAAATTGAAAGCGCAATTATAAATATTAACGCTTTTGCAAATATTATGCGTCAAGATATCACACTTGAATTTGCCAAAAATGTAATAAAAGATCAGATAAAAGAGAAAAAAGAAGCTATAAGTCTAGAAAATATAATAAAAGATGTAGCACATGAAATGAATATTAAACCAAGTGACATAAAAAGTAAAAATCGTACTAAAAATATCGTAGAA is a genomic window of Campylobacter devanensis containing:
- the dnaA gene encoding chromosomal replication initiator protein DnaA, with amino-acid sequence MLGTKALEILGQEISKSEMDNYISRIKFSEKGSNSQRVIFIAPNELIAKFIQTKYANKLANIYEVHTGIKPEVLITTQKANLSIKSKDVNVKEIRSQSSLLNPSYTFDNFVVGDSNQFAFISSKQVASNPGKAYNPLFIYGSTGLGKTHLLQSIGNECLEHGKTVICITSEQFTSDFIRNLENRTMNKFKEKYRNCDVLLIDDVQFFHKSEKTQEEFFHTFNEIHAKKGQIVMTSDKPPKMLKDFEERLKSRFEWGLMADITPPELDTKIRIIKTKCEFDKIELSDDIIEYIASNMGDNIREIESAIININAFANIMRQDITLEFAKNVIKDQIKEKKEAISLENIIKDVAHEMNIKPSDIKSKNRTKNIVEARRICIYLAKTLTPNSMPQLASHFGLKDHSAVSHNIKKINNLMENDSYFKARLEELKNKILSKE